Part of the Paeniglutamicibacter sulfureus genome, CCTTGCGTTCGGCACCGGTGGTCCACCATCCGTTGATGAACTCAACCTCGACAATGCCGAGGCCGGCGGCCTTGATCTGCCGCCCAAGCTCCTCATAACCGATGGTGTCGCGGGCCGCCAGCAGGTCGTCATGGACCAGGCCGATGCCGGCCCACCCGGTCTCGGCAATGGCGGCGATGCGGTCAGAAATGGCCAGCGGGCTGCATTCGGTGGGGCCCAGCGGCGCGGCATCCCCGGCGCTGGTCCAACACGTGGCAATCAGCTGCGGGTTCGGATTCATGGATTCGTCGTTCTGCATGCTCATGGCACCTCGATAAGTGTTGGTTCGACGATGTTGGCCATGCCGCCGGTGTTGTTGCTCGAGCGGTAGCAGGCATCAACGATGCGGGCCACGCTCAGGGCATCGGATACCGGGGCGACATTCGGTGCACCGGTGCGCATGCTGTTGACCCAGCCACGCATCTCGGTGCGGAAATTGCTGATGTTCTCCAGCTCCGGAAGTTCGGAGAACTTGTTGCTTTCGGTCCGCGCGAAGGGCGGGGTGAAATGGCTTTCCGTCCACTCGGTCCAGCCTGCAGCCAGCCCTGCGGCAGGCTCGTCCAGGTAAACGCGCAAACGCTGGGGAAGAATGCCGATTTCGAGCATTCCCCGCGTTCCGTAGACGAAAATGCGGGAGCTCTCGAACCATTCGAGTTTGTCGTGGCCATCGAAGCTGAAAGTGGCGGACATGTCGGGGTAGTTCAGCAGCACCGATGCGGAATCTTCCCGGCTTTTTTCATCCGAGAGGCGCGTGGACTTGTGCACGCGGGCGTTGACGGACTCCGGTGCGCCGAACATGTGGACCAGCGAATCGAGCATGTGGCAACCCAGGATCCACAGGACCCCGCCCATGTCGGCCGGCTGGTTCAGGTGCTCGGTGACATGCTCACCGACCATGGCCGCGCCACGCGCCGAAACGGTGACGACCTCGCCGATGGCGCCGTCATCGATCATTTGCTTTGCCCGGGTGATCGATTCGGCGAGGCGCACATTGTAGCCCACCTGGACCACCTGGGTCGAGGGGACCCCTCGTTCGGCTTCGGCCAGCTGCAGGAGGTCCTCGACCGTTCCGCCGCCGGGCTTTTCAACGACCACGGACTTGCCGGCCGCCAGGGCGCGAAGGGCGTGGGGGACCATGTCCTTGCTCTTGGAATGGATCATGACGGCGTTGATGCGCTCGTCGTCGAGCACCCCGTCGATGTCCCGAAGCTCGACATCGTATTTCTCGGCGAAGTAGCCCAACCGTGGATCCGTGTCGGCGGCGGCAACCACTTCCACGTTCTCAATTTCACGCAATGCCCTGACCCGGGCAGATGCGTGCGGGTGGGTGATTCCCAGTAGTCCCACAACGATAGGTTTCATCGAGTTTTCTCCTGTAGCTGTTTCCCGAACCCCTTCGTCCTGCGAAGGGGCGTGGATCCTGGTCGGTCATGGCCATGCGGAAACCAGGCTGAATACTCCGACCTAGTCGCATCTATTGGACAGTGTGTCCAAAGTATTGCACGTCACATGAGCGAGGGTCAAGTCACGGAATGGACAGGCTAGCCAACCAGTGAAGGTTCATGGCCGAGCGCAGAGGCCGGGGCACCCAGATAATCCGAGAGCCGGCGGGCACCGTCCCTGGCAACCTCGATCACGCTCTGGGCTCCTTCCGGTTCCGCCAGGATGCCCTCGCGCAGGCCGCTAACGGACAGGGAGGCGACCACGTGGCCCTTGTGGTCAAAGATCGGGGCACCGATGGCAGCAATGCCCGGGGTCAGCTCGTCGTCGCTCATGGCGTACCCCGCAGAGCGAATCGCCTCGAGGTCCGCGTAGAACTTCGTCCGGGAGCGCACATCGAATTGGACGTCGTTGTTCTGCGAAACGATGGCGAAGTAGCTTTCCCAGGCCTGTCGATCCTCGAAGGCCAAGAGGGCGCGGGGAGCCGCTCCGGTATGCAGGGGAAGCGAGCCGCCCAGCGCCAGCAAGCGGCTGTTCACGCGCTTGCCGTCGATGCGCTCGATGCAGACGGCCCGGGTGTTGCGCCGGATGCACATGAAGGCCGTTTCGCCCGTGGCCTCATGGATCGAGCGAAGGACCGGAACTGCCGCGCGGCGCAGGTCAAGATCGTTGAGCAATTTGCCGGACAGCGAGATGAGCTTGCTGCC contains:
- a CDS encoding Gfo/Idh/MocA family protein — encoded protein: MKPIVVGLLGITHPHASARVRALREIENVEVVAAADTDPRLGYFAEKYDVELRDIDGVLDDERINAVMIHSKSKDMVPHALRALAAGKSVVVEKPGGGTVEDLLQLAEAERGVPSTQVVQVGYNVRLAESITRAKQMIDDGAIGEVVTVSARGAAMVGEHVTEHLNQPADMGGVLWILGCHMLDSLVHMFGAPESVNARVHKSTRLSDEKSREDSASVLLNYPDMSATFSFDGHDKLEWFESSRIFVYGTRGMLEIGILPQRLRVYLDEPAAGLAAGWTEWTESHFTPPFARTESNKFSELPELENISNFRTEMRGWVNSMRTGAPNVAPVSDALSVARIVDACYRSSNNTGGMANIVEPTLIEVP